A single window of Sphaerodactylus townsendi isolate TG3544 linkage group LG05, MPM_Stown_v2.3, whole genome shotgun sequence DNA harbors:
- the PABPC1L gene encoding polyadenylate-binding protein 1-like isoform X1, with protein sequence MNASGPGYPLASLYVGDLHPDVTEAMLYEKFSPAGPIMSIRVCRDVATRRSLGYAYINFQQPADAERALDTMNFEVIKGRPIRIMWSQRDPGLRKSGVGNIFIKNLDDSIDNKALYDTFSAFGNILSCKVVCDENGSRGYGFVHFETHEAANRAIETMNGMLLNDRKVFVGHFKSRREREAELGARVMEFTNVYIKNFGDDMDDGRLQEMFSKFGRTLSVKVMMDNIGRSKGFGFVNFEKHEDAQKAVEDMNGKEINGRMLYVGRAQKRVERQSELKRKFEQIKQERVSRYQGVNLYVKNLDDGIDDERLRKEFSPYGTITSAKVMTEGGHSKGFGFVCFSSPEEATKAVTEMNGRIVCTKPLYVALAQRKEERKAILTNQYMQRLATMRAMPGPLFCSFQPPAGYFLPSIPQPQTRTTFYNPSPVAPVRPAPRWNAQPSRPPSTPILRNSAPPRRMLSNISTMRQASTQAPRVPHHAQRVANIGTQTIGNRAPSSPTFSRGISQYKYNPAVRNMHPLNTVTPMPIQQVIEPAVHIHGQEPLTASMLAAAPPQEQKQMLGERLYPLIQSMHPSLAGKITGMLLEIDNSELLLLLESPESLHCKIEEAVTVLQAHQISESTHKSSSAAFLQ encoded by the exons ATGAATGCTAGTGGCCCTGGATATCCCTTAGCCTCTCTCTATGTGGGCGATTTACATCCAGATGTGACTGAAGCCATGTTGTATGAGAAATTCTCACCTGCGGGCCCAATCATGTCCATCAGAGTTTGTCGAGATGTTGCCACACGCCGATCTCTGGGTTATGCGTACATAAACTTTCAGCAGCCTGCGGATG CTGAGCGGGCCTTGGACACCATGAACTTTGAAGTGATAAAAGGCCGGCCAATTCGCATCATGTGGTCCCAGCGAGACCCAGGACTCAGGAAATCTGGAGTTGGGAACATCTTCATCAAGAATCTGGATGATTCCATTGATAACAAAGCCCTGTATGATACATTCTCGGCCTTTGGGAATATTCTTTCTTGCAAG GTAGTTTGTGATGAGAATGGGTCCCGTGGTTACGGCTTTGTCCATTTTGAGACCCATGAGGCGGCAAACAGAGCAATTGAAACAATGAATGGGATGCTACTGAATGATCGCAAGGT GTTTGTTGGTCATTTTAAATCTCGACGGGAACGTGAGGCAGAACTCGGAGCCCGAGTAATGGAATTCACCAATGTCTACATCAAGAATTTTGGAGACGACATGGATGATGGCAggctgcaggaaatgttttcaaaatttg GAAGGACCCTGAGTGTCAAAGTCATGATGGACAACATAGGCCGCtcaaaaggttttggatttgtcAACTTTGAAAAACATGAAGACGCCCAGAAG GCTGTTGAAGACATGAATGGAAAAGAGATCAATGGACGGATGCTGTATGTGGGCAGAGCCCAGAAGAGGGTGGAGCGTCAGAGTGAACTGAAGCGCAAATTTGAGCAAATCAAACAGGAGAGAGTGAGTCGATATCAG GGAGTGAACTTGTATGTAAAGAATCTGGACGATGGAATTGATGATGAGCGACTTAGGAAGGAATTCTCCCCCTATGGAACCATCACTAGTGCAAAG GTGATGACCGAGGGTGGACACAGCAAGGGTTTTGGGTTTGTATGTTTTTCCTCCCCAGAAGAGGCTACAAAGGCGGTGACTGAAATGAACGGCCGGATCGTCTGCACCAAGCCTTTGTATGTTGCCCTTGctcaaaggaaagaggaaaggaaagctaTTCTCACCAACCAATACATGCAGAGGCTGGCCACCATGAGGGCCATGCCTGGGCCACTCTTCTGCTccttccagcctccagcaggctACTTCCTGCCTTCCATTCCACAG CCACAAACCAGAACGACCTTCTACAATCCCAGCCCGGTTGCCCCTGTCCGACCTGCCCCCCGGTGGAATGCACAGCCCTCGAGGCCTCCGT CCACCCCCATCCTGAGGAATAGCGCACCTCCAAGGCGCATGCTGTCTAACATCAGCACCATGAGGCAAGCGTCTACTCAAGCTCCCCGGGTACCACACCATGCTCAGAGAGTGG CCAACATAGGAACCCAGACCATTGGTAATCGGGCGCCTTCCTCGCCAACATTCTCTCGGGGTATCTCTCAATACAAGTATAACCCAGCAGTGAGGAATATGCATCCTTTGAACACTGTAACACCTATGCCAATTCAGCAG GTCATAGAGCCAGCTGTTCACATCCATGGACAGGAGCCACTGACAGCATCTATGCTGGCTGCAGCCCCacctcaggagcagaagcagatgcttg GTGAACGTCTCTACCCCCTGATTCAATCAATGCACCCCTCACTGGCTGGGAAGATCACAGGCATGCTTTTGGAGATAGATAATTCTGAGCTGTTGCTTTTGCTGGAGTCGCCGGAATCCCTGCACTGTAAG
- the PABPC1L gene encoding polyadenylate-binding protein 1-like isoform X2: MNASGPGYPLASLYVGDLHPDVTEAMLYEKFSPAGPIMSIRVCRDVATRRSLGYAYINFQQPADAERALDTMNFEVIKGRPIRIMWSQRDPGLRKSGVGNIFIKNLDDSIDNKALYDTFSAFGNILSCKVVCDENGSRGYGFVHFETHEAANRAIETMNGMLLNDRKVFVGHFKSRREREAELGARVMEFTNVYIKNFGDDMDDGRLQEMFSKFGRTLSVKVMMDNIGRSKGFGFVNFEKHEDAQKAVEDMNGKEINGRMLYVGRAQKRVERQSELKRKFEQIKQERVSRYQGVNLYVKNLDDGIDDERLRKEFSPYGTITSAKVMTEGGHSKGFGFVCFSSPEEATKAVTEMNGRIVCTKPLYVALAQRKEERKAILTNQYMQRLATMRAMPGPLFCSFQPPAGYFLPSIPQPQTRTTFYNPSPVAPVRPAPRWNAQPSRPPSTPILRNSAPPRRMLSNISTMRQASTQAPRVPHHAQRVDRRSSHCLASTPDL, encoded by the exons ATGAATGCTAGTGGCCCTGGATATCCCTTAGCCTCTCTCTATGTGGGCGATTTACATCCAGATGTGACTGAAGCCATGTTGTATGAGAAATTCTCACCTGCGGGCCCAATCATGTCCATCAGAGTTTGTCGAGATGTTGCCACACGCCGATCTCTGGGTTATGCGTACATAAACTTTCAGCAGCCTGCGGATG CTGAGCGGGCCTTGGACACCATGAACTTTGAAGTGATAAAAGGCCGGCCAATTCGCATCATGTGGTCCCAGCGAGACCCAGGACTCAGGAAATCTGGAGTTGGGAACATCTTCATCAAGAATCTGGATGATTCCATTGATAACAAAGCCCTGTATGATACATTCTCGGCCTTTGGGAATATTCTTTCTTGCAAG GTAGTTTGTGATGAGAATGGGTCCCGTGGTTACGGCTTTGTCCATTTTGAGACCCATGAGGCGGCAAACAGAGCAATTGAAACAATGAATGGGATGCTACTGAATGATCGCAAGGT GTTTGTTGGTCATTTTAAATCTCGACGGGAACGTGAGGCAGAACTCGGAGCCCGAGTAATGGAATTCACCAATGTCTACATCAAGAATTTTGGAGACGACATGGATGATGGCAggctgcaggaaatgttttcaaaatttg GAAGGACCCTGAGTGTCAAAGTCATGATGGACAACATAGGCCGCtcaaaaggttttggatttgtcAACTTTGAAAAACATGAAGACGCCCAGAAG GCTGTTGAAGACATGAATGGAAAAGAGATCAATGGACGGATGCTGTATGTGGGCAGAGCCCAGAAGAGGGTGGAGCGTCAGAGTGAACTGAAGCGCAAATTTGAGCAAATCAAACAGGAGAGAGTGAGTCGATATCAG GGAGTGAACTTGTATGTAAAGAATCTGGACGATGGAATTGATGATGAGCGACTTAGGAAGGAATTCTCCCCCTATGGAACCATCACTAGTGCAAAG GTGATGACCGAGGGTGGACACAGCAAGGGTTTTGGGTTTGTATGTTTTTCCTCCCCAGAAGAGGCTACAAAGGCGGTGACTGAAATGAACGGCCGGATCGTCTGCACCAAGCCTTTGTATGTTGCCCTTGctcaaaggaaagaggaaaggaaagctaTTCTCACCAACCAATACATGCAGAGGCTGGCCACCATGAGGGCCATGCCTGGGCCACTCTTCTGCTccttccagcctccagcaggctACTTCCTGCCTTCCATTCCACAG CCACAAACCAGAACGACCTTCTACAATCCCAGCCCGGTTGCCCCTGTCCGACCTGCCCCCCGGTGGAATGCACAGCCCTCGAGGCCTCCGT CCACCCCCATCCTGAGGAATAGCGCACCTCCAAGGCGCATGCTGTCTAACATCAGCACCATGAGGCAAGCGTCTACTCAAGCTCCCCGGGTACCACACCATGCTCAGAGAGTGG